Proteins encoded together in one Formosa sp. Hel3_A1_48 window:
- the rpmC gene encoding 50S ribosomal protein L29 has product MKQSEIKELSTAELQEKLSDTKKAYVDLKMTHAISPLENPIQLRNVRRSVARLATELTKRDVQ; this is encoded by the coding sequence ATGAAACAATCTGAAATTAAAGAATTATCAACGGCTGAGTTGCAAGAAAAACTTAGTGACACGAAAAAAGCATATGTCGATTTAAAAATGACACATGCAATATCACCGCTAGAAAATCCAATCCAACTGCGTAATGTAAGACGTAGTGTAGCACGATTGGCAACAGAGCTAACTAAAAGAGACGTACAATAA
- the rplP gene encoding 50S ribosomal protein L16 — MLQPKRTKFRKVQKGRMKGNSGRGHRLSSGMFGIKSLDSNFLTSRQIEAARIAATRYMKREGQLWIKIFPDKPITKKPLEVRMGKGKGAVEYWAAVVKPGRIIFEVGGVPIEVAKEALRLAAQKLPVKTKFVIARDYEA, encoded by the coding sequence ATGTTACAACCAAAAAGAACAAAATTCCGTAAAGTCCAGAAAGGACGCATGAAAGGAAATTCCGGACGAGGACACCGTCTTTCTAGTGGAATGTTTGGTATAAAATCATTAGATTCAAATTTTTTGACTTCACGTCAAATTGAAGCCGCTCGTATTGCAGCTACTCGTTATATGAAAAGGGAAGGTCAGCTTTGGATAAAAATATTTCCAGACAAGCCAATCACCAAAAAACCTCTTGAAGTACGTATGGGTAAAGGTAAAGGTGCCGTAGAGTATTGGGCAGCTGTTGTCAAGCCGGGAAGAATCATTTTTGAAGTTGGTGGTGTGCCAATCGAAGTTGCTAAAGAAGCTCTCCGATTAGCAGCTCAAAAATTACCAGTTAAAACCAAATTTGTAATTGCCAGAGATTACGAGGCTTAA
- the rpsC gene encoding 30S ribosomal protein S3: MGQKTNPIGNRLGIIRGWESNWYGGNDYGDKLAEDDKIRKYIFVRLAKASVSRVIIERTLKLVTITITTARPGIIIGKGGQEVDKLKEELRKLTGKDIQLNIFEIKRPELDAFLVASSVARQIENRISYKRAIKMAIAATMRMNAEGIKIQISGRLNGAEMARNEHYKEGRIPLSTFRADIDYALVEAHTTYGRLGIKVWIMKGEVYGKRELSPLVGLSKKQDRGGRSNSKNRRRK, encoded by the coding sequence ATGGGACAGAAGACAAATCCAATAGGGAATCGCCTTGGAATTATCAGAGGATGGGAATCGAACTGGTATGGAGGAAACGATTATGGAGATAAACTTGCTGAAGATGATAAAATCAGAAAATACATTTTTGTACGTTTAGCAAAAGCTAGTGTTTCCAGAGTTATTATAGAACGTACTCTCAAACTTGTAACCATTACCATCACCACGGCTCGTCCGGGGATCATCATTGGTAAAGGTGGACAAGAAGTAGATAAGTTAAAAGAAGAGCTTAGAAAACTAACAGGAAAAGATATCCAATTGAACATCTTTGAAATCAAGCGTCCAGAGCTTGATGCTTTTCTTGTTGCTTCAAGCGTAGCACGTCAGATTGAAAACCGTATTTCTTACAAGCGTGCTATCAAAATGGCTATAGCAGCAACTATGCGTATGAATGCAGAGGGAATCAAAATTCAAATTAGTGGACGATTGAACGGAGCTGAAATGGCACGAAACGAACACTATAAAGAAGGTAGAATTCCATTGTCTACGTTCAGAGCTGATATTGATTATGCTCTTGTAGAGGCACACACAACTTATGGTCGTTTGGGTATAAAAGTGTGGATTATGAAAGGTGAAGTTTATGGAAAAAGAGAATTGTCTCCACTTGTTGGTTTATCCAAAAAACAAGATCGTGGAGGACGCTCAAATTCCAAAAATCGTCGTAGAAAGTAA
- the rplV gene encoding 50S ribosomal protein L22, with translation MGSRKKQMADTIKADKKQVAFAKLNNCPTSPRKMRLVADLIRGEKVERALNILRFSQKEASRRLEKLVLSAVANWQAKNEDADIEAADLFIKEIRVDGGSMLKRLRPAPQGRAHRIRKRSNHVTVVLGANNNNTESK, from the coding sequence ATGGGAAGTCGTAAAAAACAAATGGCAGACACAATCAAAGCCGATAAAAAGCAAGTTGCTTTTGCAAAGCTTAATAATTGTCCTACCTCACCAAGAAAGATGCGCTTAGTCGCAGACCTTATTCGTGGAGAAAAAGTAGAGAGAGCTCTTAATATTTTGAGATTCAGTCAAAAAGAAGCCTCCCGTAGGCTAGAAAAGCTAGTACTTTCGGCTGTTGCCAACTGGCAAGCCAAAAACGAAGATGCTGATATTGAAGCTGCTGATTTATTCATCAAAGAAATTAGAGTTGATGGAGGGTCAATGCTCAAAAGATTAAGACCAGCACCGCAAGGACGTGCTCACCGAATTCGAAAACGTTCCAACCACGTTACTGTTGTACTTGGAGCAAATAATAATAACACAGAAAGTAAATAA
- the rpsS gene encoding 30S ribosomal protein S19: MARSLKKGPYVHYKLEKKVAANVEANKKTVIKTWSRASMITPDFVGQTIAVHNGRQFVPVYVTENMVGHKLGEFSPTRSFRGHVGAKNKGKK; this comes from the coding sequence ATGGCAAGATCACTAAAAAAAGGACCTTACGTTCATTATAAGTTAGAAAAGAAAGTTGCTGCAAACGTTGAAGCAAACAAAAAGACAGTTATCAAAACTTGGTCTAGAGCCAGTATGATTACACCAGATTTTGTTGGACAAACTATTGCAGTACACAATGGCCGCCAATTTGTACCTGTATATGTTACAGAAAACATGGTAGGACATAAGTTAGGAGAATTTTCACCAACTCGTTCTTTCCGAGGTCATGTTGGTGCAAAAAATAAAGGTAAAAAATAA
- the rplB gene encoding 50S ribosomal protein L2, which yields MSVRKLKPITPGQRFRVVNGFDAITTDKPEKSLLAPKKRSGGRNSQGKMTMRYIGGGHKKKYRIIDFKRNKTGIPAEVKSIEYDPNRTAFIALLNFQDGEKRYIIAQNGLKVGQTVVSGNENIAPEVGNAMPLSQIPLGTIISCIELRPGQGAVMARSAGAFAQLMARDGKFASVKLPSGETRLLLLDCYATIGVVSNSDHQLLVSGKAGRSRWLGRRPRTRPVVMNPVDHPMGGGEGKSSGGHPRSRNGIPAKGFRTRSKTKASNKYIVERRKK from the coding sequence ATGTCAGTAAGAAAATTAAAACCGATTACACCGGGCCAGCGATTTAGAGTAGTTAATGGATTTGACGCCATTACTACTGACAAGCCGGAAAAAAGCCTTTTGGCTCCGAAAAAACGCTCAGGTGGTAGAAACAGTCAAGGAAAGATGACCATGCGCTACATTGGTGGTGGTCACAAGAAAAAGTACCGAATTATCGATTTCAAAAGAAACAAAACTGGAATTCCAGCGGAGGTGAAATCTATTGAGTACGATCCAAACAGAACTGCATTCATTGCACTTCTTAATTTCCAAGATGGCGAAAAGCGCTACATCATTGCTCAGAACGGCCTTAAAGTAGGGCAGACTGTAGTTTCTGGTAACGAAAACATAGCTCCCGAAGTTGGGAACGCGATGCCATTGAGTCAAATTCCATTAGGAACTATAATCTCATGTATTGAGCTTCGTCCAGGACAAGGCGCAGTTATGGCGCGTAGTGCTGGAGCATTTGCTCAATTAATGGCAAGAGACGGAAAATTTGCTTCCGTAAAACTTCCATCTGGCGAAACACGCCTCCTTTTATTGGATTGTTACGCTACTATTGGAGTTGTATCAAATTCTGATCATCAACTACTGGTATCTGGTAAAGCAGGACGTAGCCGATGGTTAGGAAGACGTCCAAGAACTAGACCAGTTGTGATGAACCCAGTCGATCACCCTATGGGTGGTGGTGAAGGGAAATCTTCCGGAGGACATCCAAGATCAAGAAATGGTATTCCTGCAAAAGGTTTCAGAACTCGTTCTAAAACCAAAGCAAGTAATAAATATATTGTAGAACGTAGAAAGAAATAA
- the rplW gene encoding 50S ribosomal protein L23, translated as MSILIKPIITEKATLDSELRNCFSFLVNTKANKVEIKKAVEAAYGVSVAKVRTINVRPDRKTKYTKTGIQHGKTNATKKAIVQLEEGETIDLYANI; from the coding sequence ATGAGTATCTTAATTAAACCCATCATCACAGAAAAAGCGACCTTAGACAGCGAGTTAAGAAACTGTTTTAGCTTTTTGGTGAATACAAAGGCGAACAAGGTAGAAATCAAAAAAGCAGTTGAAGCTGCTTACGGTGTTTCTGTAGCCAAAGTTCGAACAATAAATGTCCGTCCAGATCGAAAAACCAAATACACAAAAACGGGGATTCAACATGGTAAAACAAATGCAACTAAAAAGGCAATTGTACAACTGGAGGAAGGTGAAACAATTGATTTATACGCTAATATCTAA
- the rplD gene encoding 50S ribosomal protein L4, translating to MKVAVLDINGKDTGRKADLSNDVFAIEPNNHAVYLDVKQYLANQRQGTHKAKERAEIVGSTRKIKKQKGTGTARAGSIKSGVFKGGGRIFGPRPRNYGFKLNKNVKRLARKSALTIKAQEKAITVLEDFNFEAPKTKEFTAVLKALNLESKKSLFVLGAPNNNVYLSSRNLKGSEVITNSELSTYKILNANQVVLLESAVEGIESNLSK from the coding sequence ATGAAAGTAGCAGTTTTAGACATCAACGGAAAAGACACAGGAAGAAAGGCAGACCTTTCTAACGATGTGTTTGCTATAGAACCAAACAATCACGCCGTTTATTTGGACGTGAAGCAATACTTGGCCAATCAACGCCAAGGAACGCACAAGGCCAAAGAACGTGCCGAAATTGTTGGTAGTACAAGAAAAATTAAAAAACAAAAAGGAACAGGTACTGCCCGTGCTGGTAGCATCAAGTCTGGAGTTTTTAAAGGTGGTGGTCGTATTTTTGGTCCTAGACCAAGAAACTACGGTTTTAAATTGAATAAAAATGTAAAGCGTTTAGCTAGAAAGTCAGCGCTTACCATTAAGGCTCAAGAAAAAGCCATCACGGTTTTGGAGGACTTCAATTTTGAGGCTCCAAAAACGAAAGAGTTCACAGCTGTTTTAAAAGCATTAAACCTAGAGAGCAAAAAGTCTTTGTTTGTCTTGGGAGCGCCGAATAATAATGTATATTTGTCGTCGCGCAATTTAAAAGGCTCTGAAGTTATAACTAACTCAGAATTAAGCACTTATAAAATTCTAAACGCCAACCAAGTTGTGCTATTAGAAAGTGCAGTAGAAGGAATTGAATCGAATTTAAGTAAATAA
- the rplC gene encoding 50S ribosomal protein L3, giving the protein MSGLIGKKIGMTSIFDENGKNMPCTVIQAGPCVVTQVRTEEKDGYEAVQLGFDDKTEKSATKAELGHAKKAGTSVKRKVAEFQGFDEEYKLGDTITVEHFEAGEFVDVTGTSKGKGFQGVVKRHGFGGVGQATHGQHNRLRAPGSIGAASYPARVFKGMRMAGRMGTDTVKVQNLRVLKVVADQNLIVVKGCVPGHKNAYVKIEK; this is encoded by the coding sequence ATGTCTGGGTTAATAGGAAAGAAAATCGGAATGACCAGCATTTTTGACGAGAATGGCAAGAACATGCCATGTACCGTCATTCAAGCTGGGCCATGCGTTGTTACCCAAGTCAGAACTGAAGAAAAGGACGGCTATGAAGCGGTTCAATTAGGTTTCGATGACAAGACAGAAAAAAGTGCTACAAAAGCTGAACTTGGTCATGCCAAAAAAGCTGGTACATCTGTTAAGAGAAAAGTCGCGGAATTTCAAGGTTTTGATGAGGAGTACAAATTAGGTGACACCATCACGGTCGAGCACTTCGAAGCAGGTGAATTTGTAGATGTCACTGGAACAAGTAAAGGTAAAGGCTTTCAAGGGGTTGTAAAACGCCATGGATTTGGTGGTGTAGGTCAAGCGACGCACGGTCAGCACAACCGACTTAGAGCACCTGGGTCTATTGGAGCAGCATCTTACCCTGCACGTGTCTTTAAAGGCATGAGAATGGCCGGGCGTATGGGTACTGATACAGTGAAAGTTCAAAATTTAAGAGTTTTAAAAGTAGTAGCGGATCAAAACTTAATTGTTGTTAAGGGATGCGTTCCTGGTCACAAAAACGCTTACGTAAAGATCGAGAAATAA
- the rpsJ gene encoding 30S ribosomal protein S10, with product MSQKIRIKLKSYDHNLVDKSADKIVKTVKSTGAVVTGPIPLPTHKKLFTVLRSPHVNKKSREQFQLSSYKRLLDIYSSSSKTIDALMKLELPSGVEVEIKV from the coding sequence ATGAGTCAAAAAATTAGAATAAAATTAAAGTCTTACGATCATAACTTAGTAGATAAATCTGCTGACAAGATTGTTAAAACCGTAAAAAGTACCGGTGCTGTCGTTACAGGTCCAATTCCTTTACCAACGCACAAAAAATTATTTACTGTATTGCGATCTCCTCACGTTAATAAAAAGTCGAGAGAGCAATTTCAGTTAAGTTCATACAAAAGACTACTTGATATATATAGTTCATCTTCAAAGACAATTGATGCGCTGATGAAACTAGAGTTGCCAAGTGGTGTTGAAGTTGAAATTAAAGTCTAA
- the fusA gene encoding elongation factor G has translation MARDLKFTRNIGIAAHIDAGKTTTTERILYYTGVSHKIGEVHDGAATMDWMEQEQERGITITSAATTCTWKFPTENGQPTNETKGYHFNIIDTPGHVDFTVEVNRSLRVLDGLVFLFSAVDGVEPQSETNWRLADNYKVPRIGFVNKMDRQGSNFLGVCQQVKDMLKSNAVPIVLNIGDEADFKGVIDLVKNRAIVWHDETQGSTFDIVDIPEDMKEEARKYRALLIEEVATYDENLLEKFMEDEDSITEDEVHAALRAAVMDMAIIPMVCGSAFKNKGVQFLLDAVCRYLPSPTDKEGIVGVNPDTEQEEVRKPDVKEPFAALAFKIATDPFVGRLAFFRAYSGRLDAGSYILNNRSGKKERISRIYQMHSNKQNAIDFIEAGDIGAAVGFKDIKTGDTMTDEKHPIVLESMDFPDPVIGIAVEPKTKADVDKLGMALGKLAEEDPTFTVRTDEASGQTIISGMGELHLDIIVDRLRREFKVEVSQGQPQVEYKEAITQRAQHREVYKKQSGGRGKFADIVFTLEPAEEGKEGLEFVSEIKGGNVPKEFVPSVEKGFKMAMQNGPLAGYEVDAMKVTLTDGSYHDVDSDQLSFELAAKLGFKNSAKAAKAVIMEPIMKLEVITPEENMGDIVGDLNRRRGQVSDMGDRAGAKTVKATVPLSEMFGYVTTLRTLSSGRATSTMEFSHYAETPSNISEEVIKEAKGVQS, from the coding sequence ATGGCAAGAGATTTAAAATTCACTAGAAATATAGGTATTGCTGCGCACATTGATGCAGGAAAAACCACTACAACTGAGCGTATTCTTTATTATACAGGAGTTTCACACAAAATTGGTGAAGTGCATGACGGTGCTGCAACAATGGATTGGATGGAACAAGAGCAAGAGCGTGGAATTACCATTACCTCTGCTGCAACAACTTGTACTTGGAAGTTTCCCACAGAAAACGGTCAGCCAACAAACGAAACAAAAGGATATCACTTCAATATTATAGACACACCTGGTCACGTTGATTTTACCGTTGAGGTAAACAGATCTTTACGTGTATTGGATGGGCTTGTATTCCTGTTTAGCGCAGTTGACGGTGTTGAGCCTCAATCAGAAACAAACTGGAGACTTGCAGACAACTACAAGGTGCCACGTATTGGATTTGTAAACAAAATGGACCGTCAAGGCTCTAATTTCCTTGGTGTTTGTCAACAAGTAAAAGACATGCTGAAGTCTAATGCAGTTCCAATTGTTCTTAACATTGGTGATGAAGCAGACTTTAAAGGAGTAATTGACCTCGTCAAAAATCGTGCTATTGTATGGCACGACGAAACACAAGGTTCTACTTTTGATATCGTCGATATTCCTGAAGACATGAAAGAAGAAGCGCGTAAGTACCGTGCACTCCTTATCGAGGAAGTGGCGACTTATGACGAAAACCTTCTTGAAAAATTTATGGAAGATGAAGATTCTATTACGGAAGATGAAGTGCATGCTGCACTTAGAGCTGCCGTCATGGATATGGCCATCATTCCAATGGTATGTGGCTCAGCCTTCAAAAACAAAGGGGTTCAATTCTTATTAGATGCCGTATGCCGTTACCTTCCTTCTCCAACTGATAAAGAAGGAATTGTTGGTGTAAATCCTGATACTGAACAAGAAGAAGTGCGTAAGCCAGACGTAAAAGAGCCGTTTGCGGCACTAGCATTTAAAATTGCTACAGATCCATTCGTTGGTCGCTTAGCTTTCTTTAGAGCTTACTCTGGTCGTTTAGATGCTGGTTCTTATATTTTGAACAACCGCTCAGGTAAAAAAGAACGTATTTCTCGTATCTATCAAATGCACTCCAATAAGCAAAATGCTATTGATTTTATTGAAGCAGGAGATATTGGCGCAGCCGTCGGATTCAAAGACATCAAAACGGGGGACACCATGACAGACGAAAAGCATCCAATTGTTTTGGAATCTATGGATTTCCCAGATCCAGTAATTGGTATTGCTGTTGAACCTAAAACAAAGGCAGACGTCGATAAGTTAGGTATGGCACTTGGAAAACTTGCGGAAGAAGATCCAACCTTTACTGTTCGTACTGACGAAGCATCTGGCCAAACCATAATCTCTGGTATGGGCGAGTTGCACTTAGATATTATTGTAGACCGATTGAGACGTGAGTTCAAAGTTGAGGTCAGTCAAGGTCAACCACAAGTAGAGTACAAAGAAGCAATTACTCAACGTGCACAACACAGAGAGGTGTACAAGAAACAATCTGGTGGACGAGGTAAATTTGCAGATATTGTATTTACTTTGGAGCCTGCAGAGGAAGGAAAAGAAGGATTAGAATTTGTTTCCGAAATCAAAGGAGGTAATGTACCTAAAGAGTTTGTTCCTTCTGTAGAAAAAGGATTCAAAATGGCCATGCAAAATGGACCATTAGCTGGATATGAAGTAGACGCTATGAAAGTGACGCTTACTGACGGATCTTACCACGATGTGGATTCTGATCAGCTTTCTTTTGAGTTGGCTGCTAAACTTGGATTTAAAAATTCAGCAAAAGCTGCCAAAGCGGTTATCATGGAACCTATTATGAAGCTTGAGGTTATTACACCTGAAGAAAATATGGGTGATATTGTTGGTGACCTTAACCGTCGCCGTGGTCAAGTAAGTGACATGGGCGATAGAGCAGGAGCGAAAACTGTAAAAGCTACAGTTCCACTTTCTGAAATGTTTGGTTATGTTACTACCCTAAGAACACTTTCTTCTGGTCGTGCAACATCAACGATGGAGTTTTCACACTACGCTGAAACACCGTCCAACATCTCCGAAGAAGTAATTAAAGAAGCAAAAGGAGTTCAATCTTAA
- the rpsG gene encoding 30S ribosomal protein S7 → MRKRQAKKRPLLPDPRFNDQLVTRFVNMMMWDGKKSVAFKVFYDAIDIVEEKNTDEEKTALQIWKDALSNVMPHVEVRSRRVGGATFQIPMQIRPDRKISTAMKWLISYSRKRNEKSMALKLASEILAASKEEGAAVKKRVDTHKMAEANKAFSHFRF, encoded by the coding sequence ATGAGAAAAAGACAGGCGAAAAAAAGACCGCTTTTACCAGATCCAAGATTCAACGATCAGCTCGTGACGCGTTTCGTCAACATGATGATGTGGGATGGTAAGAAATCTGTAGCGTTCAAAGTATTTTACGATGCGATTGACATTGTAGAAGAAAAAAATACTGACGAAGAAAAAACTGCTTTACAAATATGGAAAGATGCTTTATCCAACGTAATGCCGCACGTCGAAGTGCGTAGCCGTCGTGTTGGGGGAGCTACTTTTCAAATCCCTATGCAAATTCGTCCAGACAGAAAAATTTCTACAGCCATGAAGTGGTTGATTAGTTATTCTAGAAAAAGAAACGAAAAATCGATGGCCTTAAAGCTAGCTTCAGAAATTTTAGCGGCTTCTAAAGAAGAAGGTGCTGCCGTTAAGAAACGCGTAGACACCCACAAAATGGCCGAAGCGAATAAAGCATTTTCACACTTTAGATTCTAA
- the rpsL gene encoding 30S ribosomal protein S12 — protein MPTISQLVRKGRAKLTKKSKSAALDSCPQRRGVCTRVYTTTPKKPNSAMRKVARVRLTNGNEVNAYIPGEGHNLQEHSIVLVRGGRVKDLPGVRYHIVRGALDTAGVEGRTQRRSKYGAKRPKK, from the coding sequence ATGCCAACAATATCACAATTAGTAAGAAAAGGAAGAGCCAAATTAACTAAGAAGAGTAAATCGGCTGCTTTGGATTCTTGTCCACAACGTCGTGGTGTATGTACGCGTGTTTACACAACAACGCCAAAGAAACCAAACTCTGCAATGCGTAAAGTTGCAAGGGTAAGGTTAACCAATGGTAATGAAGTAAATGCTTACATCCCCGGTGAAGGACATAACCTCCAGGAGCACTCGATAGTATTAGTTAGAGGTGGAAGGGTAAAAGATTTGCCAGGAGTTAGATACCACATTGTACGTGGCGCACTCGACACAGCAGGTGTAGAGGGCCGAACACAACGTCGTTCTAAGTATGGTGCAAAACGCCCAAAAAAGTAA
- a CDS encoding BamA/TamA family outer membrane protein — MKSNHLIPLIILLCCACFWTAHAQELTLKINTEIEANQHVIDELGYSKIFEDMAMAELEIERVQKKLTEIGYINIQIVYQKVGKSSINAKLSLGQKYNTVDIFGPLKYFEELGYNPLKEAEKEISFVRIPIENLAYVLSEVSKLLADESYAFAAVRLDNLKPNGGKSLRADLIIDKGNKRSIQGIKVLGYEKFPKSYISHFLGIKTQKPFSLERVKSKMELLQQLPFVRQKRAAEVLFTPDTTRVYLYLEKIKSNRFDGFLGFGSNEETGAIEFDGYLDLTLINNLNFGESFKLNYKSDENEQKTFNATLEMPYIFGSPIGSSLDLNIFKKDTTFTTTQQRIKLFYPFGDKQQIGIELRNLQSNVLTENTSNEIEDYDSQFYGLNYQYIKRQKNNALFPIKSQLKFTAGLGQRSTTETNEQRHLQLKAHHIVQLNPKNSIFLKLHLEELDSDQYLFNELIRFGGINSVRGFEENSLFATRVGVLCTEYRYQLSPSLFVHSIIDAGYMQDAQLSNQQLYGFGFGFGLRTNAGLLRFNYANGKPKNQRFNFSNSKIHLSLTTTF; from the coding sequence TTGAAATCCAATCATTTAATTCCATTAATTATTTTGCTGTGCTGTGCCTGTTTTTGGACAGCTCATGCCCAAGAATTAACGCTCAAAATTAATACTGAAATTGAAGCCAATCAACATGTCATTGATGAATTGGGATACAGCAAAATTTTTGAGGACATGGCTATGGCTGAATTAGAAATTGAACGCGTTCAAAAAAAACTTACTGAAATTGGCTACATAAATATTCAAATCGTCTATCAAAAAGTCGGAAAAAGCAGCATCAACGCAAAACTAAGCCTTGGGCAAAAATACAATACCGTTGATATTTTTGGGCCACTAAAATATTTTGAAGAATTGGGCTACAACCCACTTAAGGAAGCAGAAAAAGAAATCTCTTTTGTGCGCATTCCAATCGAAAATCTAGCCTATGTATTAAGCGAAGTTTCTAAGTTGTTAGCGGATGAAAGCTATGCATTTGCTGCGGTTCGACTCGACAACCTAAAACCGAATGGAGGTAAATCATTACGTGCGGATTTAATTATTGATAAAGGAAACAAACGCAGTATTCAAGGAATTAAAGTTTTGGGGTATGAAAAATTCCCGAAAAGCTACATTTCTCATTTTTTGGGTATAAAAACCCAAAAACCTTTTAGCTTAGAGCGTGTAAAATCAAAAATGGAACTTCTACAGCAGCTTCCTTTTGTACGCCAAAAACGAGCTGCAGAAGTACTGTTCACTCCAGACACCACGCGTGTTTACCTGTACTTAGAAAAAATTAAAAGCAATCGCTTCGATGGATTTTTAGGTTTTGGGTCGAACGAAGAGACCGGAGCGATTGAATTTGATGGTTACTTAGATTTGACCCTTATCAATAACCTCAATTTTGGCGAGTCTTTTAAACTCAATTACAAAAGCGACGAAAACGAACAAAAAACCTTTAATGCAACATTAGAGATGCCCTATATTTTTGGCAGTCCAATAGGCAGTTCTCTCGATCTAAATATATTTAAAAAAGACACCACTTTTACGACAACACAACAGCGTATAAAACTATTTTATCCGTTTGGAGACAAACAACAAATAGGGATTGAATTGCGCAACCTACAGTCCAATGTACTAACTGAAAACACCTCCAATGAAATCGAAGATTATGACAGTCAATTTTATGGACTAAATTACCAGTACATCAAGCGTCAAAAAAACAACGCATTATTTCCAATAAAAAGCCAACTCAAATTTACTGCTGGTTTGGGTCAAAGATCAACAACTGAAACGAATGAACAGCGGCACCTCCAACTCAAAGCCCATCACATCGTACAGCTCAATCCCAAAAACAGTATTTTCCTAAAACTTCATTTGGAAGAACTTGACTCAGACCAGTACCTATTCAATGAACTCATTAGGTTTGGAGGGATTAATTCTGTTCGAGGATTTGAAGAAAATAGCTTATTTGCCACGCGTGTTGGAGTCCTTTGTACAGAGTACCGTTATCAGCTAAGCCCTTCTTTATTTGTTCACAGTATTATTGATGCGGGGTACATGCAGGACGCCCAACTGAGCAACCAACAGCTTTACGGCTTCGGATTTGGATTTGGCCTGCGCACCAATGCCGGACTCTTACGCTTTAACTATGCCAACGGCAAACCCAAAAATCAAAGGTTTAATTTTTCGAATTCTAAAATTCATTTGAGCCTAACTACTACTTTTTAG